One window of the Rhizorhabdus dicambivorans genome contains the following:
- a CDS encoding TetR/AcrR family transcriptional regulator produces MAQGQNAALNVEAVRRSETRERLLETAERLFGTHGIDGVSLRQIRLEAGQLNSNAVQYHFGSKDDLIYAIMKARVRHMEAIRREMLEKAEREGRTSDQPTLLKIMCLPHLELKSADGRYPYARFMSEYLTRYRARNIQHPIEDRLETPILFKVVKLLRSTLFMLDREIALMRVTAATLIFLNALVQYDSGIAYEGHSLDLGIVADEAIVMAVAALNAPPSESLRSRYEKS; encoded by the coding sequence ATGGCTCAGGGACAAAATGCGGCTTTGAATGTGGAAGCCGTCCGGCGCTCGGAAACGCGGGAACGCCTGCTGGAAACGGCCGAGAGGCTGTTCGGAACCCATGGTATCGACGGCGTATCGCTCCGCCAGATCCGGCTGGAGGCGGGTCAGCTCAACAGCAATGCGGTCCAGTATCACTTCGGCAGCAAGGATGATCTGATCTATGCGATCATGAAGGCCCGCGTCAGGCATATGGAAGCCATTCGCCGGGAAATGCTCGAAAAGGCGGAGAGGGAGGGGCGCACCTCCGATCAGCCCACATTGCTGAAGATCATGTGCCTGCCCCATCTGGAACTGAAAAGTGCCGACGGGCGATATCCCTATGCGCGCTTCATGTCTGAATATCTGACCAGGTACAGGGCAAGGAACATACAGCATCCGATAGAAGATCGCCTCGAAACCCCGATATTGTTCAAGGTGGTGAAATTGCTGCGGTCCACGCTGTTCATGCTGGATCGGGAAATAGCGCTCATGCGCGTCACCGCTGCCACCCTGATATTCCTGAATGCGCTCGTCCAGTATGATTCGGGTATAGCCTATGAAGGCCATTCTCTGGACCTGGGGATCGTTGCCGACGAGGCGATCGTCATGGCGGTCGCGGCGCTCAACGCCCCCCCGAGCGAGTCGCTACGCAGCCGCTATGAAAAGAGCTAG